CTTGAGTAAATTCTTTTAAGAAGAAATCGGCAGGATTACCTCCCCAAGCACTGTCTAGTGAAAAGTAGGTATAACTTGCCGCCCAACCTAAAATAACTGCATAGTAAACAGAGATAACAATACAAATTAACACTTGCCACCAGCCTAAAATCTCAAATTTTTTGCTAAGATGGCGGAAAGCCAAAGGCGCTGAACCACGATATTTATGTCCAATAGCATAATCGAGTAATAAAATAGGAATACCCGCGGTTAAAAGTGCAATGATATAAGGAAGAATAAAGGCTCCTCCTCCATTTTCATAAGTAACATAAGGAAACCGCCAGATATTTCCTAACCCTACGGCAGAACCAATAGCTGCCAAAATAAAAGCTCGACGATTGCTAAACGTCTCTCTTTTATGTTTTTTTGTTGTTGTGTTTGACATTAAGTACTCCTGTAATAATGTGATGAAAAATTAGTTTTTTTAATATATTAAGAATATGCCTAATCTTAAGAAGAATGTAAACCTAAATTTAGATATCAAAAAAATTATTTTTTAGATTTTTATGCTAAAAAACTAATAATCTTAGTTTAAAAAACTATTTTTAAACTATTTCTTGGAGAGGCGTGTCTTTATCTTTTAGAGAAAACAGCAATAAAAACTAAATAAAAAAATTTGCAATTTAATAAAAATAAAGGTAAGCTTAGCAACCTCAATTCTTGGCATAAGCCATATTCTGAATAAGATTCATATTCCGATCAAATTTTAGTTTAATTAAAGAAAATCTTTCCTATGCACTTAACACAGTTAAAAACAATGCCTATCTCAGCACTTTTAAAGTTGGCTGAAGAACAAATGGGCTTAGAAAATCTAGGTCGTTTACGTAAACAAGACATCATTTTTGCGATTTTAAAGCAACACGCAAAAAGTGGTGAAGATATTTTTGGAAAAGGCGTATTAGAAATTTTACCCGATGGTTTCGGTTTCTTACGTTCAAATGACAGCTCATATTTGGCTGGTCCTGATGATATTTATGTTTCTCCGAGTCAAATTCGCCGTTTTAATTTACAAACAGGGGATAGTATTGAGGGGAAAATTAGACCACCTAAAGATGGTGAACGTTATTTTGCTCTTCTTAAAGTTGCAAAAATTAATGATGATAAACCTGAAGTCTCTCGCAATAAAATCTTCTTTGAAAACCTTACCCCATTACACCCTAATTCTCGTTTAAAAATGGAACGAGGCAATGGATCTAGTGAAGATTTAACAGCTCGAATTTTAGATTTAGCTGCACCTATTGGTAAAGGGCAACGTGGATTAATTGTTGCACCTCCAAAAGCGGGTAAAACCGTGTTACTGCAAAATATTGCTCAAAGTATCACAGCAAACCATCCTGAGTGTGAATTAATTGTATTACTAATTGATGAACGCCCTGAAGAGGTAACAGAGATGACTCGTTCGGTAAAAGGAGAAGTGATCGCTTCTACTTTTGATGAGCCTGCTTCTCGTCACGTTCAAGTGGCAGAAATGGTAATAGAAAAAGCAAAACGTTTAGTTGAGCATAAAAAAGATGTGGTTATTTTGTTAGACTCTATTACTCGTTTAGCACGTGCTTACAATACTGTTACCCCAGCCTCAGGTAAAATCTTATCTGGTGGTGTGGACGCCAATGCATTACACCGTCCTAAGCGTTTCTTTGGTGCGGCTCGTAATATGGAAGAAGGCGGTAGCTTAACCATTATTGCAACAGCACTTGTTGATACAGGTTCTAAAATGGATGATGTGATTTTTGAAGAATTTAAAGGAACAGGTAATATGGAATTACACCTGTCTCGTAAGATTGCAGAAAAACGAGTATTCCCTGCGATTAACTTTAATCCATCAGGTACACGTAAAGAAGACTTAATCACCACCCCTGATGAGCTTCAAAAAATGTGGGTATTACGTAAAATTATCCACCCAATGGATGAAGTATCAGCAATGGAGTTCTTAATTGATAAACTTATGGTTGCTAAAACCAATGATGAGTTTTTTGAGATAATGAAAAGATCATAATCTTTATTTAATACGAAACAAGCGGTAAGATATTTGAAAAAATTTGCAAAAAGTTTCAAACATCTTACCGCTTAGTTATTTCTATAAATAGTGAAATTTATTTATTCAACCATTCCATATAAGCCTTAACCCCTTCAGCGACGGTTTTAAACGGTTTATCATAACCCGCG
This DNA window, taken from Pasteurella skyensis, encodes the following:
- the rho gene encoding transcription termination factor Rho is translated as MHLTQLKTMPISALLKLAEEQMGLENLGRLRKQDIIFAILKQHAKSGEDIFGKGVLEILPDGFGFLRSNDSSYLAGPDDIYVSPSQIRRFNLQTGDSIEGKIRPPKDGERYFALLKVAKINDDKPEVSRNKIFFENLTPLHPNSRLKMERGNGSSEDLTARILDLAAPIGKGQRGLIVAPPKAGKTVLLQNIAQSITANHPECELIVLLIDERPEEVTEMTRSVKGEVIASTFDEPASRHVQVAEMVIEKAKRLVEHKKDVVILLDSITRLARAYNTVTPASGKILSGGVDANALHRPKRFFGAARNMEEGGSLTIIATALVDTGSKMDDVIFEEFKGTGNMELHLSRKIAEKRVFPAINFNPSGTRKEDLITTPDELQKMWVLRKIIHPMDEVSAMEFLIDKLMVAKTNDEFFEIMKRS